The nucleotide sequence AAACCTAATTTTTTCAAGATATTTCCCTCCTTTTATAAAAAAGCAGCATGACGCTGCCTCTAGACAAGTACAATTTATATTTTTATTATCTTTTATTTATTATATAAATTTTGTGACTTCCTAGATAGTGAAAAAGCTACCTACTAATTTTAGCAGATAGCTTTATTTTTCATTATTAAATATACAATAGTTTTGTGAAAATCCTGTGAAAATTTATACCACTGTTTAACTTATTTCTTCAGCAAATATATTGTCTATAATTTTTAACCCATCTATGGCAGCACTGGTTATTCCACCGGCATACCCTGCTCCTTCGCCAATCGGATATAATCCCTTTGTACTGATAGACTCTCCTGCATCATTCCTAGTAATTTTAACTGGTGCAGAAGTTCTTGTTTCAGGCCCTATTAGGAGTGCCTCATTGGATACAAAGTTAGGCATCTTCTTCCACTGATGGAAGGCTGATTTCATATTTTTCTTTATTACTTCTGGAAAAAAATCATTTAAATTTTCAGATTTCATTCTCATAGGGTAACTACTTTTTGGTAAAGAAGTTGATTTTTTATCTTTCATAAAGTCTACAACTCTCTGTGCTACTCCTCCATAATTTCCCACAGAACTATATGCATCTCTCTCTAACTTTTCCTGATATTCCATTCCACTGAATAGATGTTCACCAAATTCATTGGCTTTAATTCCCACTGCAATAGCGGAATTACTGAATTCTCCATCTCTTTTAGAGTAGCTCATTCCGTTAACTAAACTTGTATTTTTTTCAGAAGCAGCATTTACGATTACTCCTCCAGGACACATACAGAACGAAAATACTCCTCTGCTCTCCGCCTTGTTGTTATATGTCATACTGTATGTAGCGGCTTCTAAGTTTTCATGATTAGCAAATTTCCCATACTGCATCTTATCTATAGCTGCTCTAGGATGTTCGATCCTTGTTCCCATGGCAAAGGGTTTATTTTCCATGAATACACCATTTTGATGGAGCATCCTGTAGGTATCCCTTGCACTATGACCTATGGCCAAAACCAAATGTTCTATCTCTATTCTGTCTTTTTTACCATGAGATACTGTATCTACACCGATTACTTTATTGTCCTTTATAATGATGTTTTCAACCAAAGTGTCGAAGTAAAAAGTTCCTCCCATCTGTATTATTTTAGATCTTAGGTTTTTTGTTACAACTTTTAGTATATCGGTACCTATATGAGGCTTGTAGTCCCACATAATTTCTTTTTGTGCTCCTAATCCCACTA is from Psychrilyobacter atlanticus DSM 19335 and encodes:
- a CDS encoding NAD(P)/FAD-dependent oxidoreductase codes for the protein MKAVINNIMIPIEKNQDHAIKNELIKKGIDISNVVHIEYIKRSIDSRKKTQIKFLYNLELTFKKDINLEGHKWLVKPKALQVKPRKSKNLEGRIGVIGSGPAGLFAALRLCEHGYKPIIFERGKKVDERDASIDNFYANDDLDINSNIQFGEGGAGTYSDGKLNTRVKSEYITHVFETLVGLGAQKEIMWDYKPHIGTDILKVVTKNLRSKIIQMGGTFYFDTLVENIIIKDNKVIGVDTVSHGKKDRIEIEHLVLAIGHSARDTYRMLHQNGVFMENKPFAMGTRIEHPRAAIDKMQYGKFANHENLEAATYSMTYNNKAESRGVFSFCMCPGGVIVNAASEKNTSLVNGMSYSKRDGEFSNSAIAVGIKANEFGEHLFSGMEYQEKLERDAYSSVGNYGGVAQRVVDFMKDKKSTSLPKSSYPMRMKSENLNDFFPEVIKKNMKSAFHQWKKMPNFVSNEALLIGPETRTSAPVKITRNDAGESISTKGLYPIGEGAGYAGGITSAAIDGLKIIDNIFAEEIS